A window of Tachypleus tridentatus isolate NWPU-2018 chromosome 7, ASM421037v1, whole genome shotgun sequence genomic DNA:
TTTCTAATGTTTatagcaatatttttttttttttattttaaagtaattctgCTTTTATAAAAAGAACATAGTAACCTTTCTTGGTTTATATAGAATTATAAATGAGCATTCAGTGAAATttgataacctattgtgtatCAGACTCATAATCTGATTACATTAATGTAATAGATTATTATCACACAAGACTTACAAAGTTGGAATTATCAAAAACTCTAGGTCTGTTATTTTGTTAAGTTGTGACACTAATTAATTAGGCTCAACAATcttgaattaattgaaaatagtTAAGAAATCATAATAGCAGTATTTTGGTTTCTTGGATAGCTGGAATaatagaaaatagtaataatcagaaaactaatttttattagcaagaacaaatatttttgttattaatatacatataattagttGATTAATTGCATGGCATTAAtgaatttattcataattttgattGTTGTATGCAACACGAATCAAGGTAATTCATTCACACAGTTTATCAGTTATGTTGATTAATTCCCATGCTCTACATGGAACTCACAGGAATATTCTTCTTTTCACTTTTAAATAATCATTAggaattttggttttatttcttttattgtcaTAAAGTATATAGGGCCAGTTTTTGTCAAACATTTTCTGAGATGAAGGCTCCTACTGGAGAGTGGAAATCTATTCTAGCAGGCACTCTTGTGGCAATGTCCCTTACTGTATGGCTGTATGTATGGATGAAGAAGTATGGTAAGTGTAGGAATTATACCTTTATTGTAAAAGAGAAGATAGTGTTAAGAATATGCAAGGTATATTGATGTTTGATTGTTTAATATAtggttaattttcttttttaacaaacacATTGTTGAagatttctattgtttttattaaaaaataaacaattcctCCTGAGATTGCAAAGGatatgtaaaacaattttctttgataaaattGTAATTGAATTACAGCAATCAGCTTTCCATAGTTATAATGGTTAATAATGTCTGATCTTCCAGAGGGTCATAATTCCAAAGGATTTTAAGTCCAAAAAGACCAATGTTCTGAAGGGTTGGTATTCTGAAAATTGAATTTAAGAGTAGTTACATGTATAGAGCTTATGTTAATTGATGTTGTTATATTacataaacaatattatgttatatcAGACACATAAGCTTATAACTTTTTGAGGTATATTTCTAACTATTCAAGAGAcctatattattgttactttgaATTAAAGCTTtctaatgttttgaaaaaaaatctcaacattttattaataataataataatttaattattgtcatgaaaacatgaaaaagttaaaaacaataagagtAAGGAAACTCCACTAATAATGATGAAAAGTTTTCAGAATATTGGTGTGTCCCCATCATAATAgctttattaaaactgttatatttaatgcatatttaaagttttatttttgtgaataatgTACCATTTTGCTTTTCTCtgaaatttttaatactttttatttttttagaaaagtttatctctttaaaacatgaaacaggtTTTATGAAAACTGTTATTTCTTTACCAGATgaaagattaataataatttattatactttttactcttttttattcaaattattaatatcaaCTTCCTTAAAAATCACCAAAAGCAAACACTTAGAATCACAAgaagttttgtaatattattggataaagtttaatgtttcagtttaaaCAAGTTGTATTTGTTACTACTAATTCAGTGTGGACCTAATATCTAATACTTTACTTATTCACTAGTGTATCAACCTATGCCAGATTCCTTTACACCAGAGAGAAAAGCAGCACAGCTCAAGAGAATAGTTGATTTGAGAATGAATCCCATTGAAGGTATAACATCAAAGTATGACTACGAGAACAACAGGTGGAAAGATTAATAGGTTGTTCTAAAGTAGAAGTCCAATAAaagcaatattaaataaaaacaggttttaaatCAGGTATTCCTTCCACCTTTCAAGTGATTACTTAACAAtgctaaattttaaattattttagatcaCTATGAATTATACAGCTCTTAACTTTTGTGAGTGAATTATATAGTTTAAGATTATTACTGCACTCACTGGAAAATCTCTACAACACAAGCAAGAATATTCCAGTTACTTATGTTTGACTGTATACAAGATTATAGCTAAGTATAGATAAAGCTTGTGCAACTTTTCCAGTTGTTAATCATGAAGAATGTTTTGTGAAACAACCTTTAAAAAGTGTATGCACAAAATAAATGATAGTGGACTAGCTACTGTTTCAAAGAAAAAAGTAGTACAATAAAGTATTTCTTCACCATTTGATGAACTGAGTACTTCATTGATTGTAccatgttttcattattattattattttgtttgtggtGCAGAGTAACACTGGTCATTAATGTGATCACCTACAAGCATCCATTAAATCAATTGGTGTCatctaaaattatgaaattacaattaaatcagCTGCCACTTAAATATTCAATTAATGTAAACATTgccatgaatttttatttttgattaacaTAAGTTTGTTCAGCTTAATAAATGTCAAGACTCATGAAACTGTTAAATATAATAAGTTTTCACTTCACACtggaatattttgtataaaataatgacaaattttatatttgtgataatttgACTCACCTCTACCTCTGACAAATGTTTACATGCTAATGAGTTAATTGTCCCTTTGTACAGTAAAGGTAGACTTAAAGTGTGGCTGTGCTTGATTACCAAGATGTACTTCTGTTCATATATTTTAACCTCTTCCTAATAATAATCTCACTATTCACtgtaatatttagtatttttctgATCTACAATGAATGTtacagtaatatttgtttttgtataaaaaaaatggtAGTTTAGTAGAGTATccttgtaaaaaataaagttgtagGTAGAATTGTATTAATATTTCCAGTTTGTTGTTACATATTTTGTACTACATTGCATGCAAGATAAATTTTCAATTTagaataaaaaaccaaaaacttcttTAATCATAAATTGTTGTccctaaaaatatttatcagatTAAATGAAAGGCAGTAAATATTGTGATTAGAGATTGGCAAGAGTTAAGGTATTTCAACTATCTAAGGAACAGTGGGTACCCACCtaagaaagaaattattaaagaCCATTTATTTGACCAGCTATTCAAGGACATTGTTATAAGTTTatcaacaataacaattaaaaagtGCATCTATCATTAAAAAAACTTGCCATCAATGTCTTATGAGTAGCTGTGGGGTAATTAAAACGATTTACACAAAGTGTAATAGATGTTGAATTGCATCCATGTTGACCAATTTCTTTATAAGTGGTAAAGACTTAACTGTCTCTAAAACAATccgtatgaaaaaaaaaagtggttatCTAATTGGAAAGCACATGAAGTGACTACTACTCTTTCTTTTTAGCACTGAcagtattaacaaaaatattggaAAAACTACACAAGACACTTGACCCTGTTTATGTCATTCTGCTAATGAAAGTTGCTGGAGGTATTTTAATGCTGTGATGAATTTTTGTCTGGCAGGGTTTCAGATGATATCTGGGGTAAACTTGAATATTGCTGTCTACATTTATACTCCAACGAGAAAGGGCTTTTCCAAAACTGTAATACAATAATCCACCATGTCATGCCCAGAATTGGTTAAAGGAATAGCATTGAATTCAGACACTTGTCAGCCAGTTCACTCTTATTAAGTACCTTTAAGACTATCTGGAATGTTGTATTTACCACATCTATCAACCAACTATAGGGCTGTACTCCACATTGAAAGTACCACATTTGAACAAAATAGTTTTTAGTATGTTGTAAATTACAATGTTCAACAGTTAGTGAATGAATTACTCTTTTAAGTTCCTTAAACTAGGATCACTTTCAAAGTGAGATCAAAATATTAAGAGTGAAATAGGTACtgacagaaaattaattttaatttggttttcGTAAAGAATATGTCAAATAGTATTAttactgccccccagtggctcagaagTATGTCTGCAGatgtacaatgctaaaaaccgggtttcgatacctgtagtgggcagagcacagatagcccattgtgtagctttgtgcttaattcaaaacaacttattACTATAAAATGACAAAGCTGGAAAGGTAGTTTCTAATACTTATATAACGTACAATCGAGTTTTTAACATGTGCAAAGTATGTGATCAGTATGGTAGATTTATAAGcataaaaagttataataacCAATGTTGTGGTAAAAATTGCTCTACAAagattagtaaaaatattgtaactagaaaaacaaccatttattttacttctctaaacaataataatacttgGTTCCTTGGGaaacttctaaaacaaataatatttcccCCCTACTTTGTTAAAAGGAAGACATTTGtgcaaaaataaaagtatatacttAGAAGAAATCAGAGTTTTATACTAGTTCATATAAAAGTGTTTGTTGGTTTCCTTGCAAAGAGAAAACTAAATGTCAGATGTGAAAGGAGGCTAAAAATATACATCAAAGGGAAGCAATTAGGAACATCTCTGGCAATGTGCCAATAATCTAacacggttttttttttttttttttttttttttttatatatacatgtatgtaactTGTTGTgaatataactttgttttatgGTATGCTTTACTACAAGTATGAACCTTTTAGGTATTCCTTAATATTAGTGGTAAATAAATTGATTTCTGAGAAgcacatacaaaaaatatttcttctttctgtatcatatgtacatataatttaaattctaaaaaatttcattaaatcattttaaagaaaacatgttCTACAACAAGGAAATACTTTAACTCATTACTTCTCAGTAAACTATAATGATACATACTAAGACTCAGTATTGCATTCAAGTGTTGCTATTCACTTGAGCATATATTCAGTTTTAGTTAATTGTactattaaatctttaatttggGTTTCAGCACTttgtttcaaaaaaacaaatgatttatatttagttggAACTGTGTAAGTTTAAGCACTTTAAATTATGATCACCAATTCAGTAAAAACCTTTTAATAATGGAAAGCtcattaataattactttatttgaaGTTTTTCATTTGTAGTCAAGTTTCCACCATAGACAAATATCgtaagaaaacatttcaaaataaccaaTTTTATCTCTATATCCCTCTCACCCacatatatttcactaaatgttaGTTTTTCAGTTTCTTACCACCACCTGTATCACTAATGCctgttaaaattttcattatataatatcagtgtattggtttattataaattacttggAATAATGCTTTATCAAAGCCCTTATGGTACCCAGTGTTTCAGTATATCAGCATATGAAAGTGCATAGTATTTTAAAGCTATATTGTGTTTACAACTATTCATAAAAaagttatatacaaaatttttaatatagCTTTATTAGACTTTGACACCAAATACTAAAACATGAAGATCATTGTTGCTTTTAACAAATCAGTatatacaagatattaaaataatcaatacagGTGTATCCAAGAGGAGCATTTAATTTTATCtcaaactatttatataattttaatattttaacattctgtAAAAGTTGCTAACACCAAATAaggtcttttgtttttttgtctaatATGTTATCTGAAGTTACTACATAAAATCTAATAAAGAAAGCACACATTCTTCACTAACACATTTCACAGTGAAGACCATTTACAAATACTGTAAAACAATTAGCCactgtgtttgaatatttaaaaattatcaaactactccttttatgtacaaaattatgCACTTCAATTTATACTGTTTTGTAAGAatacatataaaacttatttatttcaatagttaaacagtaaatataaatttagttaaaaacaacttttcattaaACAGGAAACTTGGACTGAAACTGAAAATTATCTGTTTCTGAGCCAAGAATCATGTTTATGGTTTTCATATTCAGAAATTTTGAAAACTCAATCAGTAAACTGaggataaaattaaatatactagaatataaaatccatgatgatgagaaaaccatttaatgtaaaaatgtattctcaagatggctggtatgggtatttaaactgtaattaaaataaagtacagaacaatgttttgaccttcttaagtcatcttcaggttgaaacGTTTTTcggtactttattttaattaaagttttaatacccataccagccttcttgagaAAATATAGTATGTGAAAGCTATTACAGAATTTCTGAAAATCTTCTAATATACATGAAATTGTGTATGTTACATAATAAGTCACTTcaacacttaaatatatatatttaaatcaatacacaatgactaacataaaagtaataacttttggtgttgataaaagaaaagttaaatgtGACAGTATTCATAAGGGGGTGGAAGAGAATTAAAATAGtcagtaaactaaaatataatccTATTAAGATGATCATTGAATGATAACTAATTATGTCtttgtattaaaataagaataaaacagtatctaaaatcttattaaaagttttcTGCACTACAACCTTGAATCTTTAAGAAACAAAGAATTGGTAGAGAACAGCATATCAAAAAATTTGTATAGATTTTTCCCACTGTAGATGTCTATGCAGGAtttcataacaaataataaaaattaccaaatatgtaggattataaagatttaaaaagtgATAATGTTAGGAACAAGATCAATTATTGGAATATAGATGTTCAAAAACACTTCGCACACAAAGAATCTATGTATTAATAGTGAACTGTATGAATATACTTTGATGTATAAAGTACTATAAATATTATGGAATTTACATTATACAGAGAGAAACAGTATTCTGACAGCTAGTAAAGGTTAGatgagatatttttattattcaaactgtaaaataaaattgggTTAAGTTataacaagaaacataaaaattcagTATTTAGGGATGTTAACAAAACAACTGATCATACTTTGTTATGACTGTGTCCACATATGacagtaaactaaaaaaaaaactaatatgaaATATCTTTCATTCTGCTGAACTGAATGTTGCTATTAAATAGCTTACCTGTAACATTTCAACAaaatcaaataacatttataaacataataaatgacAAGAAGCGAGATAAAGACAATCCTGAGATTATGCTTAAGTAGGACTGtacaaaaataacagtttcacTGGCATACttcatagaataataataactgattaaactaaatgttaatttaaagaactatatataaaaacaaactggaTATTAATAAATGCCAAATAAgtattcaatataaaaatatgtagtttactgataaaataaatgtGGCTATTGCAATTAAAGTTCTAGAACAGTTGTAGGTATGGCAATCAAtaatttttaagaacattttataaacatttaaaaaagcattatcacattttaaagtttaaacaccAATTAGCAGCAAAATATCTGAAGTATTTTTCTTCACTTCTGTGACTGTCTGTAGTTTCAGTTTTAAATCCGCTCTTTCTGCCGTGGTGGATTAGGAGGAATGTCAAGCATCTTGTAAAACTGAACAACCTGGCTCGGAACCTCTGCAAGAACTTCTTTAGCAAGTAAACTGGATGGACCCTTTCAGTAAAAACACAAACCAGAACTTTTATATCAACAGTTGATCCATTAAATAGTGCATTCAGCTCCACTTAGATAACTCTTTCAAAGTAGCTTttgatattaaaaacagaaatatttaataaaatgaaagttcCCAAAACACTTGTAATTTAGTACAAATGcaatatagttttctttctctCCTAAAATAAGAATTATGGCAAATGttattgaatataaaaaacaaatttaaagataaaatactttACTACACAAGTTTTGTAAGGTTAGGTTATTGATAcagatgttaaaaaataaacatttatcaccTACCTGTTCATATTTGTAAAAAGGTACAAACTGTACAATATCCCTGAGTACAGGTTGGCCATCTGGTGCTCTTAACATTCCATCATCTCCATCTAAGAAATTCATTGCAGAAAAGTCTGCTTTTCCAACACCAATGATGATGATTGACATAGGTAAGTAGGACGCAGCAACAATGGCTTGTCTAGTCTCATCCATATCAGTGATTACTCCATCAGTCAAAATCAAAAGAATGAAGTAGCTCTGGAAAAAGTACGGTAATCCATTTTCACTGATAATATGAGAAAGTAATATTTATACCGACTGATCTTAATATTCCTTATAGAGCAGAAGATTTCGTGAAATATTGACAAGTTGTATGAATTGCAATTAAATCAACATctcaaataaattattgtgatttATTATGAAGCAAGCTGTAAAAGTGTGTCAAAATATCCAGAATTAATAATGTAGTTCTATTAacattatcatttataaatatataggtattatagataatatttttattttaatactttacctaaacaaatatagaaaattgGTTGGTATActgactataataatgtaaacgGTAATCATAAATCAAAACTGCCTGTAGTATTAACCTACATTAGGAATGGCTTGTTGCATGGCTTGCTGAGAAAAACGAGCAACATGATTTATAATGGGAGCTATATTGGTTGGCCCACACAGCTTGACTTGAGGGAGACAATTCCGATAAGCTTCAACAAGTCCATGTACACCTAAAAGGAAGGATACATGATATACATAAACATCTTGGTCTTATGAAGTATTCTTTAGAAATGGCATTCTCTTTCATTAAGGTGAAAATAAGCATAATTTTCAATTGGCTTTGAATAGTGTACTGTAGTTTTAAATGAGTCACCTAACTCTTGATGTCAAACAATGAGGTTCTCCATTCAGAGATTTTATAAGTGAAAATAAGGTCCATATGAGTATGTCAGGAAAAATCTAATAGCTTCTCTACTCTAACCATAGTATATGTAACACCAAAAATGAGATCAGGATACTGAGGAAAGAAGTTTGGAAATTTGCTGCCAAAGATGATATATAGACATTTTTCAGTAAAGTATAGAGAGGACTGGCAAAAGAAGAATCAATTTATGCATCAACGAAACACTGGtaagttgtttatattgttggttacCAAATTCAAAGGTATTCATGGGAACAACTAAGCCTGATAATTTAATGAGGTAGGATATTTTGTTCAGAAAGTGTTTCAAAAGAGCAGTAGAACCCTGTCAGTGCAAGGAATGGCAATGtataatgtttgtataaaattatttaagacaGTTTAGAGCATTTCTagtatttataacatatatacatGACGGAATAGAAAGAGCTAGTACTTGCAAGATGTATTTTGGTAAATCAGACTTATTCAG
This region includes:
- the LOC143256912 gene encoding cytochrome c oxidase subunit 4 isoform 1, mitochondrial-like, producing the protein MASNLLKVPIFSKLPSLAPRIIVPSATYHKERIGNREVVGFGLNGEPSYIDRTDFPMPAIRFKENSQEITALREKEKGDWKTLSMDEKKMLYRASFCQTFSEMKAPTGEWKSILAGTLVAMSLTVWLYVWMKKYVYQPMPDSFTPERKAAQLKRIVDLRMNPIEGITSKYDYENNRWKD